The following coding sequences are from one Paenibacillus stellifer window:
- a CDS encoding helix-turn-helix domain-containing protein yields the protein MLNVLIIDDEEPLREAIRILGDWKSLGVEEVLEAVDGRSGLDMLRSRKIDIALVDMKMPELGGAEFLQIAEREFPDLLTIVISGYNDFEYTRQAIRSKVVDYLLKPVNRTDLNTALRKAVDVLEAKRRKESEFISRNITLNMSLPKLKEKLYLSIIRRTFKASANEGLLPLIGGRTPGSRYAAGLVRIMNLDAIARGRFNGDRDLLHFAVTNVIGGIGDDGIEGFSFAAPGTRGDRDFAVILTIAPVSTGDAAYYSRRYMNRAAAALKELLGAAAFTGLGSPCGDCLELAPSYEEARTALEGINLLKRDGGGSPAAVDRKPAADAPSLTARMPLIRGALENGGLNQAKSVVGEYLKKWSDTGSFTLGDADRALREFTILLQDMTLELGASADRGTRPAKNEGEGGGYGGEYASFEEYESLLYRILELHYGDVARTSSGNAPEVLEQIKSYVDNRYYEDIKISVFTDKYFLSREYLMKLFKARYGYGIHEYVQKVRMDKAKELLGDPDLKIQEISEMLGYRDKNYFSKAFRNYFDCSPSEYRSILPTAQK from the coding sequence GTGCTTAATGTACTGATTATCGACGACGAAGAACCGCTGCGCGAAGCGATTCGGATTCTGGGGGACTGGAAGAGTCTCGGAGTGGAAGAGGTGCTGGAAGCGGTGGACGGCCGCTCCGGGCTTGACATGCTGCGCAGCCGGAAGATCGATATTGCACTGGTGGATATGAAAATGCCCGAGCTTGGCGGCGCCGAATTTCTGCAGATCGCCGAACGGGAATTCCCCGACCTGCTGACCATCGTGATCAGCGGCTATAACGATTTCGAATACACGCGCCAGGCAATCCGCTCTAAGGTTGTGGACTATTTACTGAAGCCGGTGAACCGGACCGATCTGAACACGGCTCTGCGCAAGGCGGTCGATGTGCTGGAGGCCAAGCGCCGGAAGGAGAGCGAGTTCATCAGCCGGAACATCACGCTTAATATGTCGCTGCCCAAGCTGAAGGAGAAGCTGTACCTTTCGATCATCCGGCGGACCTTCAAGGCCTCTGCGAATGAGGGCCTGCTGCCGCTGATCGGAGGCCGGACACCGGGAAGCCGGTATGCCGCCGGTCTCGTACGGATCATGAATCTCGATGCGATCGCACGGGGGCGCTTTAATGGGGACCGGGATCTGCTGCATTTCGCGGTGACCAACGTCATCGGCGGAATTGGCGACGACGGCATTGAAGGATTCAGCTTCGCTGCGCCCGGTACCCGGGGAGACCGTGATTTCGCGGTCATTCTGACGATCGCTCCCGTCAGCACGGGTGACGCGGCGTATTACTCCCGCCGCTATATGAACCGGGCTGCGGCGGCGCTGAAGGAGCTGCTGGGCGCGGCGGCCTTCACCGGTCTTGGCAGCCCCTGCGGCGATTGCCTGGAGCTTGCCCCCTCCTATGAAGAAGCAAGAACGGCGCTTGAGGGCATCAATCTGCTGAAACGGGACGGGGGAGGGAGCCCGGCGGCGGTGGACCGGAAGCCTGCGGCCGATGCTCCGTCTCTGACCGCACGGATGCCGCTGATCCGGGGAGCGCTGGAGAACGGCGGGCTGAACCAGGCCAAGAGTGTCGTCGGTGAGTACCTCAAGAAATGGAGCGATACCGGTTCATTCACCCTGGGAGACGCCGACCGCGCGCTCCGGGAATTCACGATTCTGCTGCAGGATATGACGCTTGAGCTGGGGGCTTCGGCCGACCGGGGAACCCGTCCGGCGAAGAACGAAGGAGAGGGCGGCGGCTACGGCGGAGAGTACGCCTCTTTCGAGGAATATGAGTCGCTCCTGTACCGGATTCTGGAGCTTCATTATGGTGATGTGGCCCGAACCTCCTCGGGCAACGCGCCGGAGGTGCTGGAGCAGATCAAATCCTATGTGGACAACCGCTATTACGAAGACATCAAAATTTCCGTATTCACGGACAAGTATTTTTTGAGCAGGGAATATTTGATGAAGCTGTTTAAGGCCCGCTACGGTTACGGCATTCATGAATACGTGCAGAAGGTGAGAATGGACAAGGCGAAGGAGCTGCTCGGAGACCCGGATCTGAAAATCCAGGAAATCTCTGAAATGCTGGGCTATCGGGACAAAAATTATTTCAGCAAGGCGTTCCGCAATTACTTTGACTGCTCGCCTTCGGAATACCGGTCCATTCTTCCAACCGCACAAAAATGA
- a CDS encoding sensor histidine kinase: protein MRNQILRRLDDWFEPVTRRLANKLILTFTIIIVLVVSSLTFISYSMLRRESVNSSIASTDNNLLLVGRNFDSYLKGIEQLSLPQISYDEFNYALLYETQDYASKMYLESYLKNLYFSRSDLETIYLYILKEHKYYWVTKENYNITVRVAEHPSIENLPWYKSALGSPSNRSYQSLLGAGDGGAALRSPADYPVHPGRSFMGYHRLFRSIVTREPEAVLSLYFNSSGANEILKDIPFSTGQHLLLLGPDNAPFIVDDKGFYNHSVQSGLLSSLNRGEGRFVLEDSGEKYLVIANTGSAQGWKLVKPIPYRMIYEAATTTRRWSLIIGLLFLAMSIVLTGVISTRITRPLKDLSLQMRRFGQGSFNAEAKVKGRDEIAYLSMHFNKMVKKTNELINERFKLKIAEKNAVLKALEAEINPHFLYNALQAISTRALKNGSADIVEMVDNLALTLRYCVSGRETVTAREELKHIERYLALQKARFGSRMQVAYDWDESLMELSMPKLALQTLVENAIKHGLERISSPITITISARPEGGTAAITVHDDGPGISPERLEQVRLALRKSWEAHGEMEPDGSGGGIGLRNLDMRLKLLYGEEAGLEIESGPDGTVMSMKLPIGGVTRA from the coding sequence GTGAGAAATCAAATCCTGCGAAGGCTGGATGACTGGTTCGAGCCGGTAACCCGGAGGCTGGCGAACAAGCTGATCCTGACATTCACCATCATTATCGTTCTGGTCGTTTCTTCCCTGACCTTTATCTCCTACAGCATGCTCAGAAGGGAATCCGTGAACAGCAGCATCGCCAGTACAGACAATAATCTACTGCTGGTCGGGCGCAATTTCGATAGTTATCTGAAAGGAATCGAGCAGCTGTCGCTGCCGCAGATTTCCTACGATGAATTCAACTATGCGCTGCTGTATGAGACGCAGGATTACGCCTCCAAGATGTATCTGGAGAGTTATTTGAAGAATCTGTATTTTTCACGGAGCGATCTGGAGACGATTTATCTCTATATTCTCAAGGAACATAAATATTACTGGGTCACCAAGGAAAACTATAATATTACGGTGAGGGTCGCCGAGCACCCGTCCATCGAGAATCTTCCCTGGTACAAAAGCGCGCTTGGAAGCCCGTCCAACCGTTCCTATCAATCTCTTCTGGGAGCGGGAGATGGCGGAGCTGCGCTGAGATCCCCGGCGGATTATCCGGTTCATCCCGGCAGGAGCTTCATGGGATACCATCGCCTGTTCCGCTCTATTGTGACGAGAGAGCCGGAAGCCGTGCTGTCCCTCTACTTCAATTCAAGCGGCGCGAATGAAATCCTGAAGGATATTCCCTTTAGCACAGGACAGCATCTTTTGCTGCTGGGACCGGACAACGCTCCTTTCATCGTCGACGACAAGGGTTTCTACAACCACAGTGTGCAGTCGGGGCTGCTCTCCTCGTTGAATAGGGGGGAAGGGCGCTTTGTCCTGGAGGACAGCGGCGAGAAATATCTCGTCATCGCCAATACCGGCAGCGCCCAAGGCTGGAAGCTGGTGAAGCCGATCCCTTACAGGATGATCTATGAGGCCGCCACGACCACCCGGAGATGGAGCCTGATCATCGGCTTGCTGTTTCTCGCGATGTCCATCGTGCTGACCGGAGTCATCTCCACCCGGATCACCCGTCCGCTGAAGGATCTGTCCCTGCAGATGCGACGGTTCGGGCAGGGAAGCTTCAATGCGGAGGCGAAGGTCAAAGGCAGGGATGAAATCGCCTATCTGTCCATGCACTTCAATAAAATGGTGAAGAAGACCAATGAGCTGATCAACGAGCGGTTCAAGCTGAAAATCGCGGAGAAGAACGCCGTGCTGAAAGCGCTTGAAGCGGAGATCAACCCTCATTTTCTCTATAACGCCCTGCAGGCGATTTCCACCCGGGCGCTGAAGAACGGCAGCGCGGACATCGTCGAAATGGTGGATAATCTGGCCCTTACGCTGCGCTATTGCGTCAGCGGCAGAGAGACAGTGACTGCCAGGGAGGAACTGAAGCATATCGAACGCTATTTGGCGCTGCAAAAGGCGAGATTCGGCAGCAGAATGCAGGTGGCCTACGACTGGGACGAGAGCCTGATGGAGCTCAGCATGCCGAAGCTGGCGCTGCAGACGCTGGTCGAGAATGCCATCAAGCACGGACTGGAACGGATTTCGAGTCCGATCACCATTACGATATCGGCGAGACCCGAAGGCGGCACAGCCGCCATAACGGTGCATGACGACGGCCCCGGCATTTCGCCGGAGCGGCTGGAGCAGGTGAGACTCGCGCTGCGCAAATCCTGGGAGGCGCACGGGGAAATGGAACCGGACGGTTCAGGCGGCGGAATAGGACTGCGCAATCTGGATATGCGGCTGAAGCTGCTGTACGGCGAGGAAGCGGGGCTTGAGATCGAGAGTGGACCGGATGGAACCGTCATGTCTATGAAACTACCGATAGGAGGGGTTACCCGTGCTTAA
- a CDS encoding HAD family hydrolase encodes MARETGQRDVPVSLAKPEAIIFDMDGTLFQTESLLLPAYHKMFDILREEGLYSGPTPPEERILSGLGQLLSEIWKNVMPDVDEAVHRRADEILLKLEIEGLKAGISTLYPGVEGTLRKLKERGVRLFVCSNGLEDYIHSIVTVHRLQDVFEGLYSAGGQGTSTKVQLLRLLLDHFGIGKAWMVGDRSSDVQAGKENGQTVIGCGYAGFGRDEELKGSDVIISSFDELIGLYDSAE; translated from the coding sequence ATGGCTAGAGAAACCGGGCAGCGAGATGTGCCAGTCAGCCTGGCGAAGCCTGAAGCGATAATCTTCGATATGGACGGCACGCTGTTCCAGACGGAAAGCCTGCTGCTGCCGGCTTATCACAAAATGTTCGATATCTTAAGAGAAGAGGGCTTGTATTCCGGACCGACGCCGCCTGAGGAACGGATCTTGAGCGGCCTCGGACAGCTGCTGTCCGAGATTTGGAAGAACGTAATGCCGGATGTTGACGAAGCGGTTCACCGCCGGGCGGACGAGATTTTGCTGAAGCTGGAAATCGAAGGGCTTAAGGCGGGAATCTCCACGCTGTATCCCGGCGTGGAAGGGACGCTCCGGAAGCTGAAGGAACGGGGAGTGCGCCTGTTCGTATGCAGCAACGGGCTTGAGGATTATATCCACAGCATCGTCACGGTACACCGGCTGCAGGATGTCTTCGAAGGCTTGTACAGCGCCGGGGGGCAGGGGACCTCGACCAAAGTTCAGCTGCTGCGGCTTCTGCTGGACCATTTCGGAATCGGCAAGGCCTGGATGGTGGGTGACCGCTCGTCTGATGTTCAGGCCGGTAAGGAGAACGGACAGACTGTCATAGGCTGCGGATACGCGGGCTTCGGACGCGATGAAGAGCTGAAGGGATCGGATGTCATCATCAGCTCCTTCGATGAGCTGATTGGACTGTACGACAGTGCCGAGTAA
- a CDS encoding PadR family transcriptional regulator — MNTQDVILGLLCKEPRSGYDIKQHFEQYFSFFFDASYGTIYPTLTKMEGLELITKESIRQEGKPDKNVYTVTEKGKEHFREYLERAAEPELLRSDFLMHLYFGDMADPEAMNGIIRRALEEKKRMYDDLEDKYRKLDSVTGPYQKLCMELGLVQYKAFIVKLEEMLGKSGD, encoded by the coding sequence ATGAACACACAGGACGTCATACTTGGTCTGCTATGTAAGGAGCCGCGTTCCGGCTATGATATCAAGCAGCACTTCGAGCAATACTTCTCGTTCTTCTTCGATGCGAGCTACGGAACCATCTATCCCACGCTGACCAAAATGGAAGGCCTCGAACTGATCACAAAGGAATCCATCAGGCAAGAGGGCAAGCCGGACAAAAATGTATACACCGTGACGGAGAAAGGCAAAGAGCATTTCCGGGAATATTTGGAGAGGGCGGCTGAACCGGAGCTGCTCCGGTCCGACTTTCTGATGCATCTCTATTTCGGGGATATGGCGGACCCGGAGGCGATGAACGGTATAATCCGCCGTGCGCTTGAGGAGAAGAAGCGGATGTATGACGATCTTGAAGACAAGTACCGGAAGCTCGACTCCGTCACCGGTCCGTATCAGAAGCTGTGTATGGAGCTCGGACTTGTGCAGTACAAAGCGTTCATCGTCAAGCTTGAGGAGATGCTGGGGAAATCCGGCGACTGA
- a CDS encoding ABC transporter substrate-binding protein, translated as MLEKSITLSASVLLIGGLLAGCGGSGNNGGNASATAGAGSGAASSAASDKPVTINMFTASPEYTDAFNAYIAEYKKVKPNVTINLEIMQADYNTVLKSRIAAGSTPDVFQTTAGGDIDTFAEYSADLTNEPLAAAMTDAVRANMTSSDGKVLGLPVKGNLFVLIYNKKLLSEAGIQNPPKTLTELNEDITKLEAKGITPFANAYKEWWVWKHVFQHFVDAAAQDAGTDAKTLVSDFIAGKTTFKDHPVLYNNFFDFIDTTVKHGTDKPLERDSNAEISDFASGKAAFMTGKGAWDEDAIKKIAPDFELGIAGYPVSDKPEQAVIITGADQALRINKDSKVAKETIEFFNWLYTSDYGKNWFSGVAKVIPPIKDAPLPDLDMPKQMEEILKTEKSGDLSVNYSLDTFHQKFGELMQAYIGGSKTKDQTIDEIQKAWIQFGSAQ; from the coding sequence ATGTTGGAAAAAAGTATAACCTTATCCGCCAGTGTGCTGTTGATAGGCGGCCTTCTGGCCGGCTGTGGAGGCAGCGGCAACAACGGCGGGAATGCCTCGGCGACCGCGGGAGCCGGCTCCGGAGCCGCAAGCTCCGCCGCTTCCGACAAGCCTGTCACCATTAACATGTTCACCGCCTCTCCCGAGTACACCGATGCTTTCAATGCTTATATTGCCGAGTACAAAAAGGTCAAGCCTAACGTGACCATCAATCTGGAGATCATGCAGGCGGACTACAACACCGTGCTGAAATCCCGCATCGCCGCAGGCAGCACGCCGGATGTGTTCCAGACGACCGCCGGAGGAGATATCGACACATTCGCGGAATACAGCGCGGACCTGACAAATGAGCCGCTCGCTGCCGCCATGACGGATGCCGTGCGGGCCAATATGACCTCCTCGGACGGCAAGGTGCTCGGACTTCCGGTCAAAGGCAACCTTTTCGTCCTGATCTATAACAAGAAGCTGCTGTCCGAAGCCGGCATTCAGAATCCGCCGAAGACGCTGACCGAGCTGAACGAGGACATCACGAAGCTGGAAGCAAAGGGAATTACGCCTTTCGCCAATGCCTATAAAGAATGGTGGGTATGGAAGCATGTCTTCCAGCATTTTGTGGATGCTGCGGCCCAGGATGCCGGTACCGATGCCAAGACCCTCGTCTCCGACTTCATTGCGGGCAAGACGACCTTTAAGGACCACCCGGTGCTGTACAACAACTTCTTCGACTTTATCGATACAACCGTCAAGCACGGAACGGACAAACCGCTCGAACGCGACAGCAACGCGGAAATCAGCGATTTCGCTTCCGGCAAGGCTGCCTTTATGACCGGCAAGGGAGCCTGGGACGAAGACGCGATCAAGAAGATCGCTCCCGACTTTGAACTCGGCATCGCGGGTTATCCTGTCAGCGACAAGCCGGAGCAGGCGGTCATCATTACCGGTGCCGACCAGGCGCTGCGGATCAACAAAGACTCGAAGGTAGCCAAAGAGACAATCGAGTTCTTCAACTGGCTGTATACTTCCGATTACGGCAAGAACTGGTTCTCCGGCGTAGCGAAGGTTATCCCTCCGATCAAGGATGCTCCGCTGCCGGATCTGGATATGCCGAAGCAGATGGAGGAAATTCTCAAGACCGAGAAATCCGGCGATCTGTCGGTTAACTATTCGCTCGACACGTTCCACCAGAAATTCGGCGAGCTGATGCAGGCTTATATCGGCGGCAGCAAGACGAAGGACCAGACGATCGACGAAATCCAGAAAGCCTGGATACAGTTCGGTTCCGCGCAGTAG
- a CDS encoding AbrB/MazE/SpoVT family DNA-binding domain-containing protein: protein MKATGIVRKVDELGRIVIPIELRRTMGIDIKDPLEIFVDGEKIILRKYEPTCIFSGSSENLINFKGKMVSRDILDELLESFNKQN, encoded by the coding sequence ATGAAGGCAACAGGAATTGTTAGAAAAGTAGACGAACTGGGACGCATCGTGATTCCGATTGAGCTGCGCCGTACCATGGGGATCGACATCAAGGATCCGCTTGAAATTTTTGTCGACGGCGAGAAGATTATTCTTAGAAAATATGAACCAACCTGTATTTTCTCCGGAAGCTCGGAGAACCTGATCAACTTCAAAGGTAAAATGGTCAGCCGAGACATTCTGGATGAACTGCTTGAGAGCTTTAATAAACAGAACTGA
- a CDS encoding alpha-galactosidase, with translation MSERISIAENGLHLELEIHEGDVRLLHFGAFPYTEGSIQDKNRPGFRLLEVQLSGEDRAEYHGRTHRASYPGLRMVYDGHRDTAGESGRKLEITLKDPVTGLRAVQHIQFFTGISVVRCWTTLTNGGEASLGVEYVSSFALTGADKEGAGDRSGKMEVTLGHSGWSSELQWKTYTLPELGMSHLADRGSKRIAASNTGSWSAAELMPMAVMTNKEHGSSLFWQIEHNGSWHWELTDQYDQLTLLAGGPTEHDNHWWLNLAPGEEFLSVPVAVGSAMGGFREAAGALTAYRRVIRRPNDDNRLLRVIFNDYMNCLWGNPTTEKLLPLIDAAADIGCEYFCIDAGWYAPGEWWDGVGEWMPSKERFPEGIKYVLDYIRSKGLIPGLWLEIEVMGINSPKLADTDDSWFFMRHGRRVMDRSRYQLDFRNPAVIAHADSVIDRLVNEYGVGYIKMDYNINAGIGTESDADSYGAGLLEHNQAYLRWIDGVFARYPELVIENCSSGGMRMDYAMLSRHSIQSTSDQENYVNFASIAAGAPAALTPEQAAVWSYPLREGDDEEVIFNMVNALLLRVHQSGHLAELSPRRRGLVKEALDLYKRLRSDIVEALPFWPLGLPDAASGWISLGLERGDRRYIALWRTGGDEPAAELKLKELAGREAEVSCIYPREHGCSLEWRAEEGTLKAAIPPGITARLLELTLK, from the coding sequence ATGAGCGAACGAATCAGCATTGCCGAGAACGGGCTGCATCTGGAGCTGGAAATCCACGAAGGGGATGTCCGTCTGCTGCATTTTGGCGCCTTCCCTTATACAGAAGGCAGCATTCAAGATAAGAATAGACCGGGGTTCCGTCTGCTGGAGGTCCAGCTGTCCGGCGAGGACCGGGCGGAATATCACGGACGGACGCACCGCGCTTCGTATCCGGGCCTGCGCATGGTGTATGACGGACACCGCGATACGGCCGGCGAGAGCGGCCGCAAGCTTGAAATTACCCTCAAAGACCCGGTTACCGGGCTTCGGGCGGTTCAGCATATCCAGTTCTTTACCGGTATTTCTGTCGTCCGCTGCTGGACAACCTTGACTAACGGCGGCGAAGCTTCGCTTGGCGTGGAGTATGTCTCGTCCTTTGCGCTCACAGGCGCGGACAAGGAAGGCGCAGGCGACCGCAGCGGGAAGATGGAAGTGACGCTCGGCCACAGCGGCTGGTCCAGCGAGCTGCAGTGGAAGACCTACACGCTGCCCGAGCTCGGCATGTCCCATTTGGCGGACCGCGGCTCGAAGCGGATCGCCGCCAGCAATACCGGCTCCTGGTCTGCTGCGGAACTTATGCCGATGGCGGTCATGACCAACAAGGAGCATGGCTCGAGCCTGTTCTGGCAGATCGAGCATAACGGCTCCTGGCACTGGGAGCTGACCGACCAGTATGATCAGCTGACGCTGCTTGCCGGAGGACCGACGGAGCATGACAATCACTGGTGGCTGAATCTGGCGCCCGGGGAAGAGTTCCTCTCCGTGCCTGTAGCGGTAGGATCAGCCATGGGCGGCTTTCGGGAGGCGGCGGGAGCGCTGACGGCTTACCGGCGGGTAATCCGCAGACCGAATGATGACAACCGCCTGCTGCGCGTCATCTTCAACGACTATATGAACTGTTTGTGGGGCAACCCCACAACGGAGAAGCTGCTGCCGCTTATTGACGCTGCGGCGGATATCGGCTGCGAATACTTCTGCATCGATGCCGGCTGGTATGCTCCCGGAGAATGGTGGGACGGCGTAGGAGAGTGGATGCCTTCCAAGGAACGCTTCCCGGAAGGGATCAAATACGTGCTCGATTACATCCGGAGCAAGGGTCTCATCCCCGGTCTCTGGCTGGAGATCGAGGTTATGGGCATCAACAGTCCGAAGCTGGCTGACACGGACGACAGCTGGTTCTTCATGCGCCACGGCCGGCGGGTGATGGACCGGAGCAGATATCAGCTCGATTTCCGGAATCCGGCGGTTATCGCGCATGCTGATTCGGTGATCGACCGGCTGGTGAACGAATACGGCGTCGGCTATATCAAGATGGATTATAACATCAATGCAGGCATCGGCACGGAATCGGACGCTGACAGCTATGGCGCCGGTCTGCTTGAGCATAACCAGGCTTATCTCCGATGGATTGACGGCGTCTTCGCCCGGTATCCGGAGCTGGTCATCGAGAACTGCTCCAGCGGCGGAATGCGGATGGACTACGCGATGCTGAGCCGCCACAGCATTCAATCGACGAGCGATCAGGAGAATTATGTGAACTTCGCTTCAATCGCTGCCGGAGCGCCTGCCGCGCTAACACCGGAGCAGGCGGCGGTATGGTCTTATCCTCTGCGGGAAGGCGATGATGAGGAGGTCATCTTCAACATGGTGAACGCGCTGCTGCTGCGCGTCCATCAGAGCGGCCATCTCGCGGAGCTCAGCCCGCGCCGCCGCGGACTTGTCAAGGAGGCGCTAGACCTGTACAAGCGCCTCCGGAGCGACATCGTCGAAGCGCTGCCGTTCTGGCCGCTCGGGCTGCCGGATGCCGCAAGCGGCTGGATCAGTCTCGGCCTTGAACGGGGCGACCGCCGCTACATCGCCCTCTGGAGAACCGGCGGGGATGAGCCTGCCGCCGAGCTTAAGCTGAAGGAGCTGGCGGGCAGGGAGGCCGAAGTATCCTGTATCTATCCCCGCGAGCATGGCTGCAGCCTGGAGTGGAGAGCGGAGGAAGGGACGCTGAAGGCTGCGATTCCTCCGGGAATCACAGCCAGACTTCTGGAGCTTACCCTGAAGTAA
- a CDS encoding YhgE/Pip domain-containing protein: MTKTILLFLKHPLTVVGIITAVLFQVFFSTIWITGYDHVTDRVNKLPVAIVNEDGSASKPLADGIAASLTFETRYPMTLTAAKEALENRKIRMIVVIPKGFSGSLADSAAHPSITYYINASNPSMVSTAMGTAAGKITASLNGHVNETMLDSLVKSLSLLEQQAGILKNSITGRISSNVVTLHPVDNFAKLMVPLMFVTASFTGAMMLAMNLAKASTLLEGKSGKWQRLAARFVITGVTAALVSLTGAGMTYGLGISAERGFLALWAFEFVVILACMFVAQMSLFLLGDIGAWVNIALLSIQMLSSGATIPREVLSPLYNAVGTVFPAYYAVDGIMNLIIGGPGLGRDFTGLVLIGGAAAALCILLTGLRRDRAAAPQPSPSAESTASIS, from the coding sequence ATGACCAAAACGATTCTATTGTTCCTGAAGCATCCGTTGACTGTGGTCGGAATCATCACCGCCGTCTTGTTTCAAGTCTTTTTCAGCACGATCTGGATTACCGGCTATGATCATGTAACCGACCGCGTGAACAAGCTGCCGGTTGCCATTGTGAATGAAGACGGATCGGCGTCCAAGCCGCTTGCTGACGGAATCGCGGCTTCGCTGACCTTTGAAACCCGCTATCCGATGACCCTGACGGCTGCGAAGGAAGCGCTGGAGAACCGGAAAATCCGCATGATCGTCGTTATTCCCAAAGGCTTCTCCGGCTCACTGGCCGATTCCGCCGCGCATCCCTCCATCACTTACTACATCAATGCCTCCAACCCGTCGATGGTCTCTACAGCCATGGGAACCGCAGCTGGCAAAATTACGGCTTCACTGAACGGTCATGTCAATGAAACCATGCTGGACAGTCTTGTCAAATCCCTGAGCCTTCTGGAGCAGCAGGCCGGCATCCTGAAGAACAGCATTACCGGACGTATCTCGTCCAATGTCGTAACTCTGCATCCCGTCGACAATTTCGCCAAGCTTATGGTCCCGCTCATGTTCGTTACCGCCTCCTTCACCGGGGCTATGATGCTTGCGATGAATCTTGCGAAAGCCTCCACCCTCCTGGAGGGTAAGTCCGGCAAGTGGCAGAGACTGGCGGCTCGTTTTGTCATCACCGGCGTCACGGCGGCTCTTGTATCGCTTACCGGAGCGGGCATGACCTACGGCCTCGGCATTTCAGCCGAACGGGGGTTCCTGGCGCTCTGGGCGTTCGAGTTCGTCGTCATTCTCGCCTGCATGTTCGTGGCCCAAATGTCGCTGTTCCTCCTCGGCGATATCGGCGCCTGGGTGAATATCGCCCTGCTGTCCATCCAGATGCTCTCCTCGGGAGCTACGATTCCCCGGGAAGTGCTGTCTCCCTTGTATAACGCAGTCGGCACGGTCTTTCCAGCTTACTATGCCGTGGATGGCATCATGAATCTCATCATCGGTGGCCCGGGGCTTGGCCGGGATTTCACCGGACTCGTTCTGATCGGCGGTGCGGCTGCGGCGCTGTGCATCCTCCTGACCGGTCTTCGACGGGACCGCGCGGCTGCGCCCCAGCCTTCGCCCTCAGCCGAATCTACTGCAAGCATCTCCTGA
- a CDS encoding YheC/YheD family protein, translated as MSQPVLGILTLYLNNARQLEEKPVYRKMIVEGRKLGLDVFVFTPADVDNRGQRVHALIFDPGAGRWSRGWRPFPDMIYDRCRIQRSARFQQLLEFRSKYSHLAFLNRPLRNKWTIHQTFEQKSRFRPHLPDTLLYRSSADLRRMLKENPVLYIKPINGTGGRGILRIERPKHPAGRFDMQGRRQNRQIIAPRRVSLTELEAIVRRWCLGGRFLIQQGIPLRLPDGRVHDYRMLVQKNGEGKWELTGMAGRVGARRSVTSNLHGGGHAARAETLLKEWLGSGEKAAQVIQSAGKLGLDAAAFLEESFGALCELALDLAIDREGRIYILEVNPKPAREVFFRAGESDTYRKALRRPLEYALWLYRNKVAPPPPKKSAEE; from the coding sequence TTGTCCCAACCCGTCTTAGGCATTCTTACCCTGTATCTGAACAACGCCAGGCAGCTTGAAGAGAAGCCGGTGTACCGCAAAATGATTGTCGAAGGCCGCAAGCTCGGCCTCGATGTCTTCGTCTTTACGCCCGCCGATGTCGACAACCGCGGCCAGCGGGTTCATGCGCTCATATTCGACCCGGGTGCGGGACGGTGGAGCCGGGGATGGCGCCCGTTCCCCGACATGATCTACGACCGCTGCCGCATTCAGCGAAGCGCACGATTCCAGCAGTTGTTGGAATTCCGATCCAAATACAGCCATCTCGCCTTTCTCAACCGCCCGCTCCGCAACAAGTGGACGATTCATCAGACCTTTGAGCAGAAGTCGCGATTCCGGCCGCATCTCCCTGACACGCTGCTGTACCGTTCATCCGCCGATCTCCGCCGGATGCTGAAGGAGAATCCGGTTCTCTACATTAAACCGATCAACGGAACCGGCGGCAGAGGCATTCTCCGCATCGAGCGGCCGAAGCATCCGGCGGGCCGCTTCGATATGCAGGGCCGGCGCCAGAACCGGCAGATCATCGCACCCCGCAGGGTGTCGCTGACGGAGCTGGAGGCGATCGTCCGGAGATGGTGTCTCGGAGGCCGGTTCCTGATCCAGCAGGGCATCCCGCTTCGTCTGCCGGACGGCCGGGTTCATGATTACCGGATGCTGGTCCAGAAGAACGGCGAGGGGAAATGGGAGCTGACCGGCATGGCCGGCCGGGTGGGCGCCCGCCGGAGTGTGACGTCCAACCTGCATGGCGGAGGCCATGCGGCGAGGGCCGAGACGCTGCTGAAGGAATGGCTCGGCAGCGGAGAGAAGGCGGCCCAGGTGATCCAGAGCGCCGGGAAGCTCGGCCTTGACGCCGCAGCCTTTCTGGAGGAGAGCTTCGGGGCGCTGTGTGAGCTGGCGCTCGATCTCGCCATCGACCGTGAAGGCCGGATCTATATTCTGGAGGTTAATCCGAAGCCGGCCCGCGAGGTGTTCTTCCGGGCCGGTGAATCGGATACGTACCGCAAGGCGCTGCGGCGGCCGCTGGAATACGCCCTCTGGTTGTACCGCAACAAAGTCGCGCCCCCTCCTCCGAAGAAATCGGCGGAGGAATAA